In Salvelinus alpinus chromosome 22, SLU_Salpinus.1, whole genome shotgun sequence, one genomic interval encodes:
- the LOC139549028 gene encoding uncharacterized protein isoform X1: MDFDLASAVGKDDQVKKDDASGQEQNALFGWGKKDKDGDKCVSKDKSKDHDKSKDRKDHDKSKDCKDHDKSKDHKEDKDKSKEHKDKKHGDKKDKGHKKKDKKPKEQKGKDDGSSSSSSSSDEDECKKKHH; encoded by the exons ATGGATTTCGATTTGGCTTCAG CTGTGGGTAAAGATGATCAGGTGAAAAAGGATGATGCCTCTGGCCAGGAACAGAATGCCCTATTTGGATGGGGGAAGAAGGACAAAGATGGGGATAAG TGTGTGTCCAAGGACAAATCAAAGGACCATGACAAATCGAAGGACCGTAAGGACCATGACAAATCGAAGGACTGTAAGGACCATGACAAATCAAAGGACCATAAGGAGGATAAAGACAAGTCTAAGGAACATAAAGACAAGAAACATGGTGACAAGAAGGACAAAGGTCATAAGAAGAAAGACAAGAAGCCCAAGGAGCAAAAGGGCAAAGATGATGGGTCATCATCTTCCTCGTCCAGCAGCGATGAG GATGAATGCAAGAAGAAGCATCACTGA
- the LOC139549028 gene encoding uncharacterized protein isoform X2, which translates to MDFDLASAVGKDDQVKKDDASGQEQNALFGWGKKDKDGDKDKSKDHDKSKDRKDHDKSKDCKDHDKSKDHKEDKDKSKEHKDKKHGDKKDKGHKKKDKKPKEQKGKDDGSSSSSSSSDEDECKKKHH; encoded by the exons ATGGATTTCGATTTGGCTTCAG CTGTGGGTAAAGATGATCAGGTGAAAAAGGATGATGCCTCTGGCCAGGAACAGAATGCCCTATTTGGATGGGGGAAGAAGGACAAAGATGGGGATAAG GACAAATCAAAGGACCATGACAAATCGAAGGACCGTAAGGACCATGACAAATCGAAGGACTGTAAGGACCATGACAAATCAAAGGACCATAAGGAGGATAAAGACAAGTCTAAGGAACATAAAGACAAGAAACATGGTGACAAGAAGGACAAAGGTCATAAGAAGAAAGACAAGAAGCCCAAGGAGCAAAAGGGCAAAGATGATGGGTCATCATCTTCCTCGTCCAGCAGCGATGAG GATGAATGCAAGAAGAAGCATCACTGA